The following proteins are co-located in the Nitrospira sp. genome:
- a CDS encoding alkene reductase has product MKLLTPETFGAIAASNRVIMAPLTRMRAGAGDVPGPLAAEYYAQRASAGFIITEASQICPLGKGYPATPGIYSDEQVAGWRRVTDAVHAKGGKILSQLWHVGRISHSSLHPDEGVPVAPSAVAPKGQVYTASWQLADYEAPRALSVSEISGVIASYRHAARQAKAAGFDGVEVHSANGYLLDQFLHDGSNRRTDAYGGSLANRTRLVLEVLHAVIEVWGSERVGIRLSPYGIFNDMSDRDSLGLFTYVIEQLNPLRLAYLHLIEPRATDAGGSDQVHEGAPSTARLFRQLFKGKVVMAGGYDRETAEEALAAGLADGVAFGRLFIANPDLPARLATGAPLNRYDRSTFYGGGEKGYTDYPFLTP; this is encoded by the coding sequence ATGAAACTATTGACGCCGGAAACCTTTGGAGCCATTGCCGCTTCGAATCGCGTGATCATGGCGCCGCTCACGCGGATGCGGGCTGGCGCGGGAGATGTGCCTGGCCCCTTGGCCGCCGAATATTATGCGCAACGCGCGAGCGCGGGGTTCATCATCACGGAGGCCAGTCAGATTTGCCCGTTGGGCAAGGGCTATCCCGCGACACCGGGCATCTATAGCGATGAACAGGTGGCGGGCTGGCGCAGAGTGACGGACGCGGTCCATGCCAAGGGCGGCAAGATCCTCTCGCAGCTCTGGCATGTGGGCCGCATTTCTCACTCCTCGCTGCATCCTGACGAGGGGGTGCCGGTCGCGCCGTCAGCCGTTGCGCCCAAGGGACAGGTTTATACGGCTTCGTGGCAGCTGGCAGACTATGAAGCACCGCGCGCGCTGTCGGTCAGCGAGATTTCCGGTGTGATTGCCTCCTACCGCCATGCGGCCAGGCAGGCAAAAGCGGCGGGCTTCGATGGCGTCGAAGTTCATTCAGCCAATGGGTATTTGCTGGATCAATTTCTCCATGACGGCAGCAATCGCCGGACCGATGCCTATGGCGGGAGCCTGGCCAATCGAACCCGCCTCGTGCTCGAAGTCTTGCACGCGGTCATTGAGGTGTGGGGCAGTGAGCGCGTGGGGATCCGGCTGTCCCCCTATGGCATATTCAACGATATGTCCGATCGCGATTCCCTCGGCTTGTTCACCTATGTGATTGAACAGCTCAACCCGTTGCGACTGGCCTATCTGCATCTGATCGAGCCGCGCGCGACGGATGCCGGAGGGAGCGACCAGGTGCATGAAGGGGCGCCGAGCACGGCTCGGCTCTTTCGCCAGTTGTTCAAGGGGAAAGTCGTCATGGCCGGGGGCTATGACCGAGAGACGGCTGAAGAGGCCCTCGCTGCCGGGTTAGCGGATGGAGTGGCCTTTGGGCGATTGTTTATTGCCAATCCTGATCTGCCCGCGCGCTTGGCCACGGGGGCGCCGCTCAATCGCTACGATCGAAGCACCTTCTATGGCGGCGGTGAAAAGGGCTACACCGACTACCCCTTTTTGACACCCTAA
- a CDS encoding EscU/YscU/HrcU family type III secretion system export apparatus switch protein, with product MGRKRTSNRPYAVALEYTPPKYAAPRVTAKGSGELAERIIQAARAAGVPIREDRDLIELLLQLDLNESIPPDLYRAVAEILVFLYGFNEQWKAEHGLQRRRN from the coding sequence ATGGGACGCAAGCGGACATCGAACAGACCCTATGCTGTCGCGCTGGAATACACGCCGCCGAAATATGCGGCGCCGCGCGTCACGGCCAAGGGGAGCGGCGAATTGGCCGAGCGCATCATCCAGGCCGCGCGCGCCGCCGGCGTGCCGATCCGCGAAGACCGTGACCTGATCGAATTGCTGCTGCAGCTGGACCTGAACGAAAGCATCCCGCCCGATCTGTACCGGGCCGTGGCGGAAATTCTGGTCTTTCTCTATGGGTTCAACGAACAATGGAAAGCGGAGCACGGGCTCCAGCGCAGGCGCAACTGA
- a CDS encoding PilZ domain-containing protein, producing the protein MKRGESKPSGNLTAASERRKFVRATLVGSALIAPKSGGRACTAVLDNVNKIGAGLRTKERFPANEKVTVSLAFLDSDGAEQQERLEGTVAWVRNWEKGFLIGVVWDDLVTQEKNRWLYYYLEETLKTSV; encoded by the coding sequence ATGAAGCGAGGAGAGTCCAAACCAAGTGGAAATCTGACGGCGGCCAGCGAGCGGCGGAAGTTTGTGCGCGCCACGCTGGTGGGGTCGGCGTTGATCGCGCCCAAGAGCGGGGGCCGCGCCTGTACCGCCGTGCTGGATAATGTGAATAAAATCGGGGCGGGGCTCCGCACCAAAGAGCGGTTTCCTGCGAATGAAAAAGTGACCGTGTCCCTCGCCTTCCTGGACTCAGACGGGGCGGAACAGCAGGAACGGCTGGAGGGGACGGTCGCCTGGGTCAGGAACTGGGAGAAGGGGTTTTTGATCGGGGTGGTGTGGGACGACTTGGTCACGCAGGAAAAAAACCGCTGGCTCTACTACTACCTGGAAGAAACGCTCAAAACCTCCGTCTAA
- a CDS encoding ABC-F family ATP-binding cassette domain-containing protein has translation MLQIESVSKHYSTKILLSGASAHLRPNSRVGLVGPNGAGKTTLFRMILGEESPDKGTIRKRPRLRVGYLPQELETITGKNVLDATHRDLYPEHEAERILMGLGFSEIDFTREVEKLSGGYRMRVALAHLLLSNPDVLMLDEPTNHLDKPTQRWFEQFLLDSNMTLLIISHDTAFLDRVVTHIWDLRHHKIEEYRGNYTSFQKLRAERDAQREAAAGRQAKEVARVQTFVDRFRYQANKASQVQSRIKQLEKVKMIEIKRDPKRVKFRFPTPAPSGRQVLELQGVAKSYGEKIIYRSLDFSVERGQRIALVGENGAGKSTLLKMLAGALAFEKGKRTVGHGVTLHYFAQHQAETLNPEHSILESLEEVSKHAEMNFLRGIAGAFLFSGQDQKKPIKALSGGERNRVALARMLVEPANTLLLDEPTNHLDPSSVDVLTDAMTEFQGTLVFISHDPTFLSRIATRVVEIEDGRARDFMGDYEYYLWKKAQELDSIKETQEELNGKAQAKGSGPTKAMVGQVQPQPKESGGERRDLNKTQARLEKQVSRAEAEIAELESKVQARQTELADPALYKEFAKWNVLHQEQDGWKRDLERLTARWEGLSAELEEVKQKLAALA, from the coding sequence ATGCTACAAATCGAATCGGTCAGTAAACACTACTCGACGAAAATCCTGCTGTCCGGCGCGTCCGCGCACCTGCGCCCGAATTCACGGGTCGGGCTGGTCGGACCCAACGGCGCCGGCAAAACGACGCTCTTCCGCATGATCCTGGGAGAAGAGTCGCCGGACAAGGGCACGATCCGCAAGCGGCCCCGCCTCCGTGTCGGCTATCTTCCGCAGGAGCTGGAAACCATCACGGGCAAAAACGTGCTGGACGCGACCCATCGCGATCTGTATCCCGAGCACGAAGCCGAACGCATCCTCATGGGATTGGGATTCTCCGAGATCGATTTCACCCGCGAGGTCGAAAAACTGTCCGGCGGCTACCGCATGCGCGTCGCCTTGGCGCATCTGCTGCTCTCGAATCCCGATGTGCTCATGCTGGACGAGCCGACCAACCACTTGGACAAACCGACGCAACGCTGGTTCGAGCAGTTCCTCCTGGACTCGAACATGACGCTGCTGATCATCAGCCACGACACCGCGTTCCTGGATCGCGTCGTGACCCACATCTGGGATCTCCGGCACCATAAGATCGAAGAATATCGCGGCAACTACACCTCGTTCCAAAAGCTCCGGGCGGAGCGGGACGCGCAGCGCGAGGCCGCCGCGGGACGCCAGGCCAAAGAGGTCGCGCGGGTCCAAACCTTCGTCGATCGGTTCCGCTACCAGGCGAACAAAGCGAGCCAGGTCCAATCGCGCATCAAGCAGCTTGAGAAGGTCAAGATGATCGAGATCAAGCGCGACCCCAAGCGGGTCAAGTTCCGGTTCCCCACCCCGGCGCCCAGCGGGCGGCAGGTGCTTGAGCTGCAGGGCGTCGCCAAGAGCTACGGGGAAAAGATCATCTACCGCTCGCTTGATTTCTCCGTGGAGCGCGGACAGCGCATCGCGCTGGTGGGCGAAAACGGGGCCGGCAAGAGCACGCTGCTCAAAATGCTGGCCGGCGCGCTGGCCTTTGAAAAAGGCAAGCGCACGGTGGGCCATGGCGTCACGCTCCACTACTTTGCCCAACACCAAGCCGAAACGCTGAACCCCGAACATTCGATCCTCGAATCCTTGGAGGAAGTCAGCAAGCACGCGGAGATGAATTTCCTGCGCGGCATCGCCGGCGCGTTCCTCTTTTCCGGGCAGGACCAGAAAAAGCCGATCAAGGCCCTCAGCGGCGGCGAACGGAACCGCGTGGCGCTCGCCCGCATGCTGGTTGAGCCGGCCAATACGCTGCTGCTCGACGAGCCCACGAACCATTTGGATCCCAGCTCCGTCGATGTGCTGACCGATGCCATGACGGAATTCCAAGGCACCCTCGTGTTTATCTCCCACGACCCCACATTCCTCTCGCGCATCGCCACGCGCGTTGTCGAGATCGAGGATGGACGCGCCCGCGACTTCATGGGCGACTACGAATACTATTTGTGGAAGAAAGCCCAGGAGCTGGACTCGATCAAGGAGACCCAGGAAGAGCTGAACGGGAAAGCGCAGGCCAAGGGATCGGGCCCGACGAAAGCCATGGTCGGACAGGTTCAACCCCAGCCCAAGGAGTCCGGCGGCGAACGGCGGGACCTCAACAAAACACAAGCCCGCCTCGAAAAGCAGGTGTCGCGCGCGGAAGCCGAGATCGCGGAACTTGAGAGCAAGGTGCAAGCCAGACAGACGGAATTGGCCGACCCGGCCCTCTACAAAGAATTCGCCAAGTGGAATGTGCTGCACCAGGAGCAGGATGGCTGGAAGCGCGACCTGGAACGGCTCACGGCACGCTGGGAAGGGCTGTCGGCCGAGCTGGAAGAGGTGAAACAGAAACTCGCGGCCTTGGCCTAG
- a CDS encoding flagellar hook-length control protein FliK — protein MEPLRLHITEFIPLASERPEPWAVLNSGEAVQATVLELLDDGRMVVSVKGLRLKASSLAGPLRIGQVLQARVERSDGQILLKLDPLPGPSAGRQPGASDSGGLSIQAGSDGPEKFRQIAARELPQAAQLQSSRQAGLPDPVAQLLRALLPADESFVKSFQRLLKTVREAVKRQALPEQAGEELEQLALRLLLNAARADGPGLKEALEAKGLQYERSLRSSAEQEAAGPGNSEASGITLKKWLLEVLKVHGKGAYDETAAASGAEEPASARAPVPAWVKDAQQMLKVIEREQVLNALNVQQGLPLMLNVPLTAGPVASLFLYVVQPDGEGAGQEPRPSAKPYSLVTLLELDGIGSIRVDALLTGTRLAARVMVERPEIDQAMALMLPVLRQGLTSQGFQVEGLSSTVADPALVRGEDLPVPTAAARNLLNLKI, from the coding sequence ATGGAACCGTTGCGGTTGCACATCACCGAGTTCATCCCGCTCGCGTCAGAGCGGCCGGAGCCGTGGGCGGTCTTGAACTCCGGCGAAGCCGTTCAGGCAACGGTGCTGGAGTTGCTGGACGATGGCCGAATGGTAGTCTCCGTCAAGGGCCTGCGGCTCAAAGCCAGCTCTCTGGCCGGACCATTGCGGATCGGCCAGGTCTTGCAAGCCCGGGTCGAACGAAGCGACGGCCAGATCCTGCTCAAGCTCGATCCCTTGCCTGGGCCGTCTGCAGGACGCCAGCCCGGCGCGAGCGATTCCGGCGGGCTATCCATCCAGGCTGGTAGCGACGGGCCGGAGAAGTTCCGGCAGATTGCGGCTAGAGAGCTGCCGCAGGCAGCCCAGCTCCAATCCTCCAGACAGGCCGGCTTGCCGGACCCTGTTGCCCAACTTCTGCGGGCCTTGTTGCCGGCCGATGAATCCTTTGTGAAGAGTTTCCAGCGGCTGCTCAAGACCGTTCGCGAAGCGGTCAAAAGACAAGCCTTGCCGGAACAAGCGGGGGAAGAATTGGAACAGCTCGCGCTGCGGCTGTTGCTGAACGCCGCTCGGGCCGATGGACCTGGCCTCAAGGAGGCGTTGGAGGCCAAAGGGTTGCAGTATGAGCGATCCCTGCGGTCCTCTGCGGAGCAGGAGGCCGCTGGGCCTGGGAATTCTGAGGCGTCTGGGATCACCCTCAAGAAGTGGCTCTTGGAGGTGCTCAAAGTCCATGGCAAAGGGGCCTATGATGAGACGGCGGCGGCCTCCGGCGCAGAGGAGCCCGCATCGGCGCGCGCGCCAGTGCCTGCCTGGGTGAAGGACGCCCAGCAGATGCTGAAGGTGATTGAGCGCGAACAGGTCCTCAACGCGCTCAATGTGCAGCAGGGGCTGCCCCTCATGCTCAATGTGCCGCTGACTGCCGGGCCGGTGGCGTCGCTGTTTCTCTACGTCGTCCAGCCGGATGGCGAGGGGGCCGGGCAGGAACCGCGGCCGTCCGCGAAGCCCTACAGCCTCGTTACGTTGCTGGAGCTCGATGGGATCGGCTCTATCCGGGTGGATGCCTTGTTGACCGGCACGCGTTTGGCGGCACGGGTGATGGTGGAACGGCCGGAGATCGATCAGGCCATGGCGCTCATGCTGCCGGTGTTGCGGCAAGGGCTGACTAGCCAGGGTTTCCAGGTGGAGGGGCTGTCGTCTACGGTGGCCGATCCGGCGCTTGTCAGGGGGGAAGATCTGCCGGTTCCCACCGCGGCTGCCAGGAATCTGCTCAATCTGAAAATCTAG
- a CDS encoding replication-associated recombination protein A gives MPTPREPEPDLFATAIAGKKADAPLAERMRPKEFADFVGQDEIVGPERPLRKAIESDRLSSVIFWGPPGSGKTTLAHLIARHTKAHFVAFSAVTGGIPELREIIKAAEHRLALQQQKTVLFVDEIHRFNKAQQDAFLPHVERGTVILVGATTENPSFEVISPLLSRSILVVLKPLSDEALGQILDRAITDSDIGLGQLKARLLPGARQRLVAFGNGDARALLTAAEFVVTQAPAGADGTRVIDDALLTASLNKQALRYDKAGEEHYNVISAYIKSLRDSDPNGALYWLARMLEAGEDPKFIARRMVIFASEDVGNADPMGLIVANAVAQAVQFVGLPEAQINLAQGTTYLASAPKDNASYVGLLEALEDAKAHGNLGVPLHLRNAVTSLMKGIGYGKGYRYVHDDPQAKAEQAHLPDVLKTRQYYRPRPGK, from the coding sequence ATGCCGACTCCGCGCGAACCAGAGCCTGATTTATTTGCCACCGCGATTGCCGGAAAGAAGGCCGATGCGCCTTTGGCGGAGCGGATGCGTCCGAAGGAGTTTGCCGACTTTGTCGGGCAGGATGAGATTGTCGGTCCGGAACGGCCTCTGCGAAAGGCCATCGAGTCCGATCGCCTGTCCTCCGTGATCTTCTGGGGCCCGCCTGGTTCGGGAAAGACCACGCTGGCCCATCTCATCGCCCGGCACACGAAAGCCCATTTCGTCGCGTTTTCCGCCGTGACCGGCGGCATTCCCGAATTGCGCGAGATCATCAAGGCCGCCGAGCACCGGCTCGCGTTGCAGCAGCAGAAGACCGTCCTCTTCGTCGACGAAATTCATCGTTTTAACAAGGCCCAGCAGGACGCCTTTCTCCCCCACGTCGAACGGGGCACGGTGATTCTGGTCGGGGCGACGACGGAGAACCCCTCGTTTGAAGTGATCAGCCCGCTGCTCTCACGCTCGATCCTCGTCGTCCTCAAGCCGCTCTCCGACGAGGCTCTGGGCCAGATCCTGGACCGGGCGATCACCGATTCAGACATCGGGCTGGGACAACTGAAGGCGCGTCTGTTGCCCGGAGCGCGGCAGCGGCTGGTGGCCTTCGGCAACGGCGATGCGCGGGCGTTGCTCACGGCGGCCGAGTTTGTCGTGACGCAGGCGCCGGCCGGAGCGGATGGCACGAGGGTGATCGATGACGCGCTGCTCACGGCTTCGTTGAACAAACAGGCGCTGCGGTATGACAAGGCAGGCGAGGAACATTACAACGTCATTTCCGCCTATATCAAAAGCCTGCGTGATTCCGATCCCAATGGGGCGCTCTATTGGCTGGCCCGGATGCTGGAAGCGGGGGAGGACCCGAAATTCATTGCCCGCCGCATGGTGATCTTCGCGTCAGAAGATGTGGGCAACGCCGATCCGATGGGGCTCATCGTGGCCAATGCGGTGGCGCAGGCGGTGCAGTTTGTGGGGCTGCCGGAGGCCCAAATCAACCTGGCGCAGGGCACGACCTACCTGGCTTCCGCCCCCAAGGACAATGCGTCCTATGTCGGTTTGCTGGAGGCGCTGGAGGATGCGAAAGCCCATGGAAATCTTGGGGTTCCGCTGCACTTGCGGAATGCGGTGACGTCGCTGATGAAGGGGATCGGCTACGGGAAGGGCTACCGGTATGTCCATGACGATCCTCAGGCCAAGGCTGAACAGGCGCATTTGCCCGATGTCTTGAAAACGCGGCAGTACTATCGTCCAAGGCCTGGAAAATAA
- a CDS encoding adenylosuccinate synthase yields the protein MGNLVIIGAQWGDEGKGKIVDILAHDTDIVVRYQGGSNAGHTVINERDTYIFHLIPSGILYRGTTCIIGNGVVVDPSALIEEMDQLQTKGIKIGKNFAVSQRAHLILPYHKAIDRAAEQSKGSRKIGTTGRGIGPSYADKMARIGIRMGDLLNPPLFKKKLEENLVEMNWFLERLYKVETFQVDKVFEQYMGYAERLKSHIVDTTTLLNRAIAKDKTVLFEGAQGTHLDVDFGTYPFVTSSSSSAGGACTGTGVGPTMIDAVMGIAKAYSTRVGSGPFPTELTDEVGQGLQTRGREFGSTTGRARRCGWYDAVVVRHAVQVNGLTSLAVTKLDVLDGCKELKICTGYKHEGVLYKDMPSDLEALTNCQPVYQRMKGWSASTTGATSYKQLPAEAKRYLARIEELAQCRIDMISTGSKRAETIILRNPLDCSRRRPASRGRR from the coding sequence ATGGGGAATCTCGTCATTATCGGCGCCCAGTGGGGCGATGAGGGCAAGGGCAAGATCGTCGATATCTTGGCCCATGACACCGACATCGTGGTCCGTTATCAAGGCGGGTCCAATGCCGGGCATACCGTCATCAATGAGCGGGACACCTACATTTTCCACTTGATCCCTTCCGGGATTCTCTATCGCGGCACGACCTGCATCATCGGGAACGGCGTTGTCGTCGATCCGAGCGCACTGATCGAGGAAATGGATCAGCTGCAGACCAAGGGCATCAAGATCGGGAAGAATTTTGCCGTCAGCCAGCGGGCGCATCTGATTCTGCCCTACCATAAGGCCATCGACCGGGCGGCGGAACAGTCCAAGGGATCGCGGAAGATCGGCACCACCGGCCGGGGGATCGGCCCGTCCTATGCCGACAAGATGGCGCGCATCGGCATCCGCATGGGCGACCTGTTGAACCCGCCGCTGTTCAAAAAGAAACTGGAAGAAAATCTCGTCGAGATGAATTGGTTTCTGGAGCGGCTCTACAAAGTCGAGACGTTCCAGGTCGATAAAGTGTTCGAGCAATACATGGGCTACGCCGAGCGGCTCAAGAGCCATATCGTCGATACCACCACCCTGCTGAATCGGGCCATCGCAAAGGACAAGACCGTCCTGTTTGAAGGGGCGCAGGGCACCCATCTGGATGTGGATTTCGGCACCTATCCTTTCGTCACCTCGTCGAGCTCCTCCGCGGGCGGCGCCTGCACGGGCACCGGCGTCGGGCCGACGATGATCGACGCCGTGATGGGCATTGCCAAGGCCTATTCCACCAGGGTCGGCAGCGGTCCGTTTCCGACGGAGCTGACGGACGAGGTCGGACAGGGTTTGCAGACCCGCGGGCGGGAGTTCGGATCCACCACCGGGCGCGCGCGCCGGTGCGGCTGGTACGATGCCGTCGTCGTTCGGCATGCCGTCCAAGTCAACGGGCTGACCTCCCTGGCCGTCACCAAGCTCGATGTGCTCGACGGCTGCAAAGAGTTGAAGATTTGCACCGGCTACAAACACGAGGGCGTGCTCTATAAAGACATGCCCTCGGATCTGGAAGCCTTGACCAATTGTCAGCCTGTGTATCAGCGTATGAAAGGCTGGAGCGCGTCGACCACCGGAGCCACCAGCTACAAGCAGCTGCCCGCGGAAGCCAAGCGGTATCTGGCCCGCATTGAAGAGCTGGCCCAGTGCCGGATCGACATGATCTCAACCGGTTCCAAGCGCGCGGAAACGATCATCCTCCGCAATCCGCTGGACTGTTCTCGCCGCCGCCCGGCCAGCCGTGGGCGGCGCTGA
- a CDS encoding nucleotidyltransferase, whose amino-acid sequence MMENNLSVSDELEVLKAVTAGLERAGIPYMVTGSMAANYYAIPRMTRDIDLVIELSERDVERVARLFEQEYYVDRDMVQRAVRDQAMFNMIHNALVVKVDCVVRKETDYRREEFARRRAVSIAGQQIFIVSPEDLILSKLDWAKKSRSQMQLNDVRNLISSVQGLDADYLARWADRLGLTPLYQEVSA is encoded by the coding sequence ATAATGGAGAACAATCTGTCCGTGAGCGACGAGCTAGAGGTTCTCAAAGCAGTGACCGCGGGGTTGGAACGGGCCGGTATCCCGTATATGGTGACCGGGTCAATGGCGGCGAACTATTATGCCATTCCCCGGATGACTCGCGATATTGACCTGGTGATTGAGCTATCCGAACGGGATGTGGAGCGAGTCGCCCGCCTGTTTGAGCAGGAATATTATGTCGATCGAGACATGGTTCAGCGGGCCGTTCGGGACCAGGCTATGTTCAACATGATTCACAATGCGTTGGTGGTCAAGGTAGACTGTGTCGTTCGGAAAGAGACCGATTACCGCCGAGAAGAGTTTGCACGGCGGCGGGCGGTGTCCATCGCAGGCCAGCAGATTTTCATTGTGTCACCCGAAGATCTCATTCTCTCCAAGCTGGATTGGGCGAAAAAGAGTCGGTCACAGATGCAATTGAATGATGTCCGGAACCTCATCAGTTCGGTGCAGGGGCTTGATGCCGATTATCTGGCTCGCTGGGCGGACCGATTGGGGCTCACCCCGCTGTATCAGGAGGTGTCAGCGTGA
- a CDS encoding dicarboxylate/amino acid:cation symporter: MQATSRRITLPLYMQVLIAVTVGALLGAIFGQEPYWGGVRNEQLGKLGFFVVTLLKTLAVPLIFFAILDALIRTSIPLRQGGKLLVICLVNVSVAMVIGLVIMNTWQPGLAWNGHVEELLHLVPGAKPSAAVLENVRAGSQSPIEYLASYIPRTITEPFSSNNIIGVVLLALVLGAILRYGYSESGQAGGVIAVIVRAIERIYEWLVRMLGWIILAVPLAVFGVVAQVVGKSGVGVFSVLWLFLAAMLAGLAVHALLYYPLAAWLVGKKPPKVYLGQGADAIMTAVSCNSSLATVPVTLRCLERMQVSPQSSRLAACVGTNLNNDGITLYEAMAALFLAQALGFDLPMASQVLIVLASIIAGAGVAGIPEAGLIVLPLVLSAAGLPDQVIIAAIPLIMTVDWIIARARSGVNVMSDMLVAILLDAGQGAPSSIPVARE; encoded by the coding sequence ATGCAGGCCACATCACGCCGGATTACGCTGCCGCTGTACATGCAAGTGCTCATCGCCGTGACCGTGGGCGCGCTGCTGGGCGCTATCTTTGGCCAGGAGCCGTATTGGGGCGGCGTGCGGAACGAGCAGCTAGGCAAGCTCGGCTTCTTCGTGGTCACGCTGCTCAAGACCCTCGCCGTCCCGCTCATTTTCTTCGCCATCCTCGATGCCCTCATCCGCACCAGCATTCCCCTGCGCCAGGGGGGCAAATTGCTCGTCATCTGCCTCGTGAATGTTTCCGTTGCCATGGTCATTGGCCTCGTCATCATGAACACCTGGCAGCCGGGCCTGGCCTGGAACGGGCATGTCGAGGAATTGCTCCACCTGGTGCCGGGCGCCAAGCCGTCCGCGGCGGTTCTGGAAAACGTGCGGGCCGGATCGCAGAGCCCGATCGAATACCTGGCGTCCTATATTCCCCGTACCATCACGGAGCCCTTTTCCAGCAACAACATCATTGGCGTCGTGCTCCTTGCTCTGGTGCTCGGCGCCATCCTGCGATACGGGTATAGTGAATCGGGACAAGCGGGCGGGGTGATCGCCGTGATCGTGCGGGCCATCGAGCGCATCTATGAGTGGCTCGTGCGGATGCTCGGCTGGATTATCCTGGCGGTGCCGCTGGCCGTCTTCGGCGTCGTCGCGCAGGTCGTCGGCAAATCGGGCGTCGGCGTGTTCTCCGTGCTTTGGCTTTTCCTCGCCGCCATGTTGGCGGGGCTCGCCGTTCATGCGTTGCTCTATTATCCGCTTGCCGCCTGGCTGGTCGGGAAGAAGCCGCCGAAGGTCTATCTGGGACAGGGGGCCGACGCCATCATGACGGCCGTGTCGTGCAACAGCAGCCTGGCCACCGTGCCGGTCACTCTCCGGTGCCTGGAGCGCATGCAGGTTTCGCCCCAATCGTCGCGCCTCGCCGCCTGTGTCGGCACGAATCTCAACAATGACGGTATTACTCTCTATGAAGCCATGGCCGCGCTTTTTCTCGCCCAGGCGCTGGGCTTCGATCTGCCCATGGCGAGCCAGGTGTTGATCGTCCTCGCCTCCATCATCGCGGGGGCGGGTGTGGCCGGCATTCCGGAAGCCGGGCTCATCGTGCTGCCGCTGGTGCTTTCTGCCGCTGGCTTGCCGGACCAGGTCATCATCGCGGCCATCCCCCTCATCATGACCGTGGATTGGATCATCGCCCGCGCCCGTTCCGGCGTGAACGTCATGAGCGATATGCTCGTCGCCATTCTCCTCGACGCTGGCCAAGGGGCCCCGTCCTCCATTCCTGTTGCACGCGAGTAG